In Microbulbifer salipaludis, a genomic segment contains:
- a CDS encoding YnbE family lipoprotein, giving the protein MNQTGILKRAALCLLLALGFTATSGCTPTVAVQAPSEPITVNLNVKIEHEIRVRVDKELDDLFEDKEGIF; this is encoded by the coding sequence GTGAATCAGACAGGAATCCTCAAGCGCGCGGCTCTTTGCCTGCTGTTGGCGCTTGGCTTCACGGCCACCAGCGGCTGCACGCCGACCGTTGCCGTGCAGGCACCCAGTGAACCTATTACCGTGAATCTGAACGTGAAAATCGAACACGAAATCCGCGTCAGGGTAGACAAAGAGCTGGACGACCTGTTCGAAGATAAGGAGGGCATTTTCTGA
- a CDS encoding YdbL family protein, with translation MNLNLTNKTLTHATRKPLPAMKPLLKKLFSGLFALTLLIALPASAISLKEAQSKGLVGEANSGYIAVVQGSSPEVNALVAEVNAKRKREYAAIAKRNNIDISQVAARAAEKLESRLAKGEYYQDNLGRWKQK, from the coding sequence ATGAATCTGAATCTGACGAACAAAACTCTGACCCACGCAACAAGGAAGCCGTTACCCGCCATGAAGCCACTGCTTAAAAAACTATTTTCAGGCCTCTTTGCGCTCACACTGCTGATCGCACTTCCCGCCAGCGCCATCTCGCTGAAAGAAGCACAGAGTAAAGGCCTGGTGGGTGAGGCCAACAGCGGATATATCGCTGTGGTTCAGGGCAGCTCCCCGGAAGTCAACGCACTTGTGGCGGAAGTGAATGCCAAACGCAAGCGGGAGTACGCAGCCATCGCCAAGCGCAATAACATCGATATCAGCCAGGTGGCCGCGCGCGCGGCAGAAAAGTTGGAGTCCCGTTTGGCCAAAGGCGAGTATTATCAGGACA